A stretch of the Gemmatimonadota bacterium genome encodes the following:
- the thiD gene encoding bifunctional hydroxymethylpyrimidine kinase/phosphomethylpyrimidine kinase, whose amino-acid sequence MPTSKPSPVVALTIAGSDSGGGAGVQADLKTFQAFGIFGTSALTAVTAQNTTGVSGVRALAASDVRRQIDAVVPDLHPAAVKTGMLADAGIVSAVAKSIREHRLRDRFVLDPVSAATSGDRLLSNSAEAALVEELLPLAKVVTPNLHEAALFTGKEVSSLDEMRAAARALVEMGARAALVTGGHLGSTSGGATELHDLLWDGSTELIWSHPRIDGGPFHGTGCTLSAAITAGLALGTPLTEAVGHAIGYVTSSIASTPDLGSGATPLSHKVRIEWRAPRGDRSPSG is encoded by the coding sequence ATGCCCACCTCGAAGCCGAGTCCCGTCGTCGCTCTCACCATCGCCGGCAGCGATTCGGGCGGAGGTGCGGGCGTCCAGGCCGACCTGAAGACCTTCCAAGCCTTCGGCATCTTCGGCACGAGCGCGCTTACGGCGGTGACCGCCCAGAACACCACCGGTGTCAGCGGAGTTCGGGCGCTTGCCGCGAGCGACGTGCGGCGGCAGATCGACGCCGTGGTCCCCGACCTTCACCCTGCGGCCGTGAAGACCGGCATGCTGGCCGACGCCGGGATCGTCTCCGCCGTGGCGAAGAGCATCCGCGAGCACCGCCTCCGTGACCGCTTCGTTCTCGATCCGGTCAGTGCGGCCACGAGCGGTGACCGCCTCTTGTCGAACAGCGCCGAGGCAGCTCTGGTCGAAGAACTTCTGCCCCTTGCGAAGGTGGTCACGCCGAATCTTCACGAGGCGGCTCTCTTTACCGGAAAGGAGGTGTCATCGCTCGACGAAATGCGAGCGGCGGCCAGGGCCCTGGTGGAGATGGGGGCGCGGGCCGCTCTGGTCACTGGTGGCCATCTGGGCTCCACGTCCGGCGGTGCGACGGAACTACACGACCTGCTTTGGGACGGCTCGACCGAGCTGATCTGGAGCCACCCGAGAATCGATGGCGGGCCTTTTCACGGTACCGGCTGCACGCTCTCCGCCGCGATCACTGCCGGTCTGGCGCTCGGTACGCCGCTGACCGAGGCCGTAGGGCATGCCATCGGTTATGTGACCTCGAGCATAGCCTCCACGCCCGATCTCGGGTCTGGAGCCACGCCGTTGAGTCACAAGGTGCGGATCGAATGGAGGGCGCCGCGCGGCGATCGATCACCCAGCGGATGA